DNA sequence from the Thermodesulfobacteriota bacterium genome:
ATAGTCGGACGAGACGACTCACGGCGATGGGGGCCGGCCCCCCTTGCCCCGTTCAGGGGTTTGCGACATAGCGGAGCAGGTCGCCTCGTACCTCCAGGTATGGGTACGGGCCGGCCCCCCTTGCCCCGTTCAGGGGTTTGCGACATGTCTCGATTGTTGCTTCCATGGCCGCCCCCTAGTAGCGGCCGGCCCCCCTTGCCCCGTTCAGGAGTTCGCACCCGGCCGAAGCCACTTGGCAAGACGACCAACCTCGGTCTATATTCTCGGTATAGATCCACAAGGAGGGCGCTATGCCTCAGACAGCGAAGATCTTCAAGAATGGTCGCAGCCAGGCGGTCCGCCTGCCGGCCGAGTTCCGGTTTGCGTGCCGGGAGGTGTTCGTGGAGCGGCAAGGGGAGGCGATCATCCTCCGGCCGAAGCCCTCCGGGTGGGACGATTTTTTTGAACGGCCATCTGCAGTGCCGCAGGACTTCTTGGCTGACCGCAACGATCCGCCCCCTCCGGACCGGGACTTGTTCTGATGCGCTACATGCTGGACACCAACATCTGCAGCTATGTCCTCAAGAATCGACCGCCCGAGGTCAAATGGCATTTCGATCAGGTGGGTGCCGACGCCCTGGTGGTCTCCACGGTGGTGCTGGCGGAGCTGTACTACGGTGCGGCCCGTCATCCTGCTGGAAAGGTCATCCGCCGGGAGATCGACGACTTTTCCGCCCGGCTGGCGGTGCTCCCCTGGGATGAAGCGGCAGCAGACCACTACGGGGACATCCGGTCGGCGATGGAACGAAACGGCACCCCCATCGGCGCCATGGACATGATGATCGCCGCCCATGCCCGCAGCCAGTCCTGTGCTCTGGTCAGCAATGACGTGGGCCATTTCGCCCGGGTGCCAGACCTGCTGACTGTCAACTGGGCACAAGGCAGACCCTGAGGTCGCCGCCGTCCTGATGGCAACCGGGAATCCGTGGTCGCGGTGGCACGGGAGATCCGGAGCAGCGCCAGCGCGCTTCAGCACTGGTCGCAGGGATCGACAGGGGGGGCGTCTTTCAGCTTGTCCTCTTCCACGGCCAACAGGGCAGGCAGGAGATCGGCCAGGGGCACGGTGGCCAGGGCCGGGGGCAGCTTCTGGCCGTTCCAGAGCAGGAGGGGGATGGCGGGCACCGGCACCTCGTTGGCAGCGGCGATCTGGGCCGTCAGCGCCGGGGACCAGGGACGGCCGGCGGGGGGCTGGGCGGCCAGCCGGCGCAGGATACGGCCTGGGGCCTCGTCGACCTCGGCCAGCCAGGGCCAGAAGCGGCCCTCCTCCTGGGCAGCCCGGGTCTTCTCGGCCAGGAGGCAGCGCTCCGGCTGGGGATCGCCGGTGGCGGCCGGGTTGCACGCCGGGGCCAAGGGGAAGGGCACGAAGAAGATGGCGATCCGGTCGCGGAGCGGCAGAGGCAGGGCCGGGACCTGGGCCAGGAGCTGGCGGCAGTGGCGGCAGGCCAGGGAGCCGACGATGGTCAGCTCCTGTTGGCCCTGGGCCGGGCCGGCGATGCGCTGCCAGGGCGCGGCGAGGTAGTGGCGGTCGATTTCGCCTTGGAGGATCGGGGCGAGAAGGCGGGGGCTGGCCAGGGCTGCGGTCAGCTGCCGCTGGCCGGCCACGTCGCTGCTCCAGGCGGCAAGGCCCAGGGCCAGGACCAGGAGGGCCAGGGCCGGCCGCCAGGGCCGGCCTGCCGCCTCCGGCCGGCTCAGGAGCAGGCCCCGGGGCCGGGGGTTGGCCAGAAGGATGGCCAGCAGGACGAGATGGCAGCCGTGGGCGGTCAGGCACAAGGGACAGCGGCTGGACAGATCCCGGAGCATGACGACCAGAAAGGCCAGGCTGGCCACCACCAGGAGCCCGACCAGGAGGCCGGCCCACCGGTGGCTGTTGCGGTCGGCCCAGGAGCGTGGTCCCAGGGAGAAAAGGCTGGCGTGGATGATCGCCGCCCAGGCCGCGGCCGGCAGGGGGCCGATCCGGGCCCAGGGGTGGCTGGCCGCCTCCCGGCAGCTCCAGCCTGCCCCCAGGGTGCACAGATCGAGCCCGGGCAAGAGGGTCCGGGCCAGGAGGTGCTCGGCCCAGAAAACGAGCATGCACCCCATGGCCAGGCCGGTAGCGGCGAGCCAGAGCCGGTCTGGCCATGGTCGCCGGTCCGCCAGCAGGAGGGCCATGGGGTGCAGGGAGACGCGCCCGCCGGCACAGGCGGGCGCCGGGAGAGGGTCTAGCCCTTCTTGCCGGTGGCGTCGTAGCCTTCTTCCTTGAGCTGGCGCACGCCACCCTTGAGGAAGAAGTAGTCGGTGATCCCTTCCTTCTCCAGGTAGTACTGGACCCACATCACCTGGTGGCCGACGTTGTCGAAGATCAGGAGGCCGGAGCGGGGCACCGCCGGGCTCTTCTTCTCCAAGAGGCCCACCAGGGTATCCACGGTCAAAACCTTGGTCTTGGGTAGGCGCATGGGGATTTCGCTCTGCTCATTGGGGTCCCGGACGTCGATCACAGTGTAGGAGCCGCTCGCCACCTTGGCCAGGAAGTCTGCTGGCGGCACGAGGGCGGCCTCGAACTTCTCCTTGGGGATGAAGGCGGTCTTGACGCTTTCGGCGTCGAGCTTCTTGCCGAAGAGCTCGGCCCGCTCCGGCTGGGCCTTGGCCCAGAAGAAGATGCCGGGGTCGTAGACCCGCACGTTGTCGAAGCCCCAGCCCGCGGCCTTCTCCGCCGCCTTGTAGCTCTTGGCGCAGGTGGTGCCGTTGCAGTAGAAGACCAGCAGCCGGGGATCCCCGGTCTTGGGCCGCAGGGCCAGGAGATCCGCCTCCTGCATCTTGCCCACCAGGATGTTCTTGGCGCCGAGGACGTGGACCACGGCGTATTCCTCGGTGTTGCGGGAGTCGACGACGACGGCCGTATCGAAGTTGGCGGCCAGCTCTTCGGTCTCGATGGGGGTAAGGCTCGGGTACTTGGCCCGCAACGGGAACTCCGGATCGTCCCCGGCAGCGGCCAGGCTGGCAGACACCAGCAGATTGATCATGAACAGGGCCATCACTGCCAAACGGTTCCAGCGCTGCATCGGTATCCCCTCCCTGTGATGCTTTCGTTCTCCGGCCGGCTCGCCTGCCGGCCCGGCCATGGCGGTGCAGGTCACGGCTTCCGGGCTCTTCAATGCCCTTCGATCACCGCCGGGACCCCGACCTCCTCCTCGCCCTCGACCCGGAAGCGCGCCATGGCTGTGGCCAGCTCCTCGGAGACCAGGACGCTTTCCTGAACCAGACGGTCCATCTCGGCAACGGCGGTGAAGATGCGCTCAATGCCCCGGGCCTGCTCGCTGGTGGCGGCGGTCACCTCGCTGATCAGGGTGCCGACCCGCCGGGCGGTCTCCTCCACCCGGGCGAAATCGGTGTGGGTGCGGCTGACCAGGCTGGTGCCCTCCTTGACCTTCTTCTGGGTGTCGTCGATGAGCGCTGCCGTGCTCTTGGCTGCTTCGGCGGCGCGCATGGCCAGGCTCCGCACCTCGTCCGCCACCACCGCGAAGCCGGCGCCGGCCTCGCCGGCCCGGGCTGCCTCCACGGCGGCGTTCAGGGCCAGGAGGTTGGTCTGGAAGGCGATCTCGTCGATGGTCTTGACGATGCGGGCGGTCTGATCGCTGGCCCCGGCGATGGCCTTCATGGACTCGGTGAGGGTCTTCATGGAGGCATAGGCGGTCTCCACCACCCCGGCGGTCTCCCGCATCAGGGCATCGGCCTGGGTGGAGTTGTCGGCGTTCTGGCGTACCCGGGTGGTGAGATCCTCCAGCGAGCTGGAGGTCTCCTCCAGGGATTCGGCCTGGCGGCTGGTGCTGTTGACGATGTGCCGGGCGGCCTGTCCCGACTCCCGGATCATGCCCGCCACCTTGTCGATCATCATGTTCATGGCGCCGGTGAGGGTGCCGATCTCGTCCCGCTGCGCCAGCTCCAGACGCCGGGTGAGGTCGCCACTGGCCACCTCCTGGACAAAGGCCATCGCCTGCCGCAAGGGGCGGGAGATGTCCCGGGCAATGGCCAGGCCGAAGAGGAGCGCCAGGGCCGTGCCAGCGAGGACCGCCAGGAGCAGGCTGCGGCGGATCTCGGTCTGGATGGCCTCCGCCCGCTGGTGGCTCTCGGCGCCCTGCTCGACGGTCTTCGTCCCCAGGGCATCGACCTCGGCGAACAGGGTCCGGAAGCTCTCGGCCCCCGGGCCACTGGCCTGCATCAGGGCGTCCTCCTTGAAGAACTCGACGCTGGCCTTCAGGACCTCGTCCCGGATCTTCTGGTAGCTGGCCCAGCCGGTGGCGATCCGCTCCAGCGTGGCGGCCACCTCGCCTTTGGCCCCGGCGTCCAGCTCCACCAGCTGGCGGCCCAGGGCCTCTTCCTCCTCCTTGATCGTCGCCTCGATGGCGGCCATGACCTCCGGGTCCGATTCCCGGATATGGGCGAACTCGGCCAGCCGCACCCGGGCCAGCACCAGGGTGAGGTGCTGGGTCTTCTCCAGGGGCAGAACGCTCTCCTGGAACAGGCGGGCGGTGATCGCCTGCTCCTTCTCGATGCCCCGCACCCCCTGGAAGCCGAGAAAGAGGGCGATGGCCGCCATGACCACCGACGCGGTGATGAGCTTGATGGTGATGGTGATGGCGGGCATGCGCAACGCCATGGCAGAAGGCTCCACAGGAAGGAGGACCGGAGGACACGAAGGGCTGCTTCAGCAGGTCTGCCGCCGAAAGCCAGGCCAGCAGCTTCTTCAAGTATCGGAGAAAAGGCGGCCAGGATGCAAGGGGGAAAGCCGAGCAGGAAGCAAGGAATGGTGGTGCGGGCAGGAGAGAAGGGGCGGCGGTGCGGGGCCTTACGGGCCCGGCACCGCCTTCTCCTGGGCGCGAGCCTGACGCCGGCCGGTGCGGCCGGCCGGCGCGGCGCCTTTGATCACCAGGGGCAGGATCTCGTCCATGTTGCGCACCGGCAAAAACTGCATGCGCGCCCGGATGTCCTTGGGGATTTCTTCGAGATCCTTGCTGTTGGGCTCCGGAATGATGACCTTGCGGATGCCGGCCCGGAGGGCGGCCAGGGCCTTTTCCTTGAGGCCGCCGATGGGCAGCACCCGGCCCCGGAGGGTGATCTCGCCGGTCATGGCGATGTCGGCCCGCATCTTC
Encoded proteins:
- the vapB gene encoding type II toxin-antitoxin system VapB family antitoxin, translated to MPQTAKIFKNGRSQAVRLPAEFRFACREVFVERQGEAIILRPKPSGWDDFFERPSAVPQDFLADRNDPPPPDRDLF
- a CDS encoding vitamin K epoxide reductase family protein; the encoded protein is MALLLADRRPWPDRLWLAATGLAMGCMLVFWAEHLLARTLLPGLDLCTLGAGWSCREAASHPWARIGPLPAAAWAAIIHASLFSLGPRSWADRNSHRWAGLLVGLLVVASLAFLVVMLRDLSSRCPLCLTAHGCHLVLLAILLANPRPRGLLLSRPEAAGRPWRPALALLVLALGLAAWSSDVAGQRQLTAALASPRLLAPILQGEIDRHYLAAPWQRIAGPAQGQQELTIVGSLACRHCRQLLAQVPALPLPLRDRIAIFFVPFPLAPACNPAATGDPQPERCLLAEKTRAAQEEGRFWPWLAEVDEAPGRILRRLAAQPPAGRPWSPALTAQIAAANEVPVPAIPLLLWNGQKLPPALATVPLADLLPALLAVEEDKLKDAPPVDPCDQC
- a CDS encoding rhodanese-like domain-containing protein translates to MQRWNRLAVMALFMINLLVSASLAAAGDDPEFPLRAKYPSLTPIETEELAANFDTAVVVDSRNTEEYAVVHVLGAKNILVGKMQEADLLALRPKTGDPRLLVFYCNGTTCAKSYKAAEKAAGWGFDNVRVYDPGIFFWAKAQPERAELFGKKLDAESVKTAFIPKEKFEAALVPPADFLAKVASGSYTVIDVRDPNEQSEIPMRLPKTKVLTVDTLVGLLEKKSPAVPRSGLLIFDNVGHQVMWVQYYLEKEGITDYFFLKGGVRQLKEEGYDATGKKG
- a CDS encoding methyl-accepting chemotaxis protein; the encoded protein is MALRMPAITITIKLITASVVMAAIALFLGFQGVRGIEKEQAITARLFQESVLPLEKTQHLTLVLARVRLAEFAHIRESDPEVMAAIEATIKEEEEALGRQLVELDAGAKGEVAATLERIATGWASYQKIRDEVLKASVEFFKEDALMQASGPGAESFRTLFAEVDALGTKTVEQGAESHQRAEAIQTEIRRSLLLAVLAGTALALLFGLAIARDISRPLRQAMAFVQEVASGDLTRRLELAQRDEIGTLTGAMNMMIDKVAGMIRESGQAARHIVNSTSRQAESLEETSSSLEDLTTRVRQNADNSTQADALMRETAGVVETAYASMKTLTESMKAIAGASDQTARIVKTIDEIAFQTNLLALNAAVEAARAGEAGAGFAVVADEVRSLAMRAAEAAKSTAALIDDTQKKVKEGTSLVSRTHTDFARVEETARRVGTLISEVTAATSEQARGIERIFTAVAEMDRLVQESVLVSEELATAMARFRVEGEEEVGVPAVIEGH
- a CDS encoding type II toxin-antitoxin system VapC family toxin, with the protein product MRYMLDTNICSYVLKNRPPEVKWHFDQVGADALVVSTVVLAELYYGAARHPAGKVIRREIDDFSARLAVLPWDEAAADHYGDIRSAMERNGTPIGAMDMMIAAHARSQSCALVSNDVGHFARVPDLLTVNWAQGRP